One part of the Desulfonema ishimotonii genome encodes these proteins:
- a CDS encoding BTAD domain-containing putative transcriptional regulator: MMNLFSYKDGRWQMEKKSASPAKIARPIIKDVFPRKRAFEILEQVSDQPVIWISGPAGCGKTTLVSSFTEHRKFPTMWYRMDKGDSDEATFAHFMNMAVNQVSGAKSEGSGIHSKDDTSALRCFENICDRMPHPGLIVFDDYQKLPAESSFHKSFCNALSRIPEGIRVIIISRNSPPRPFMRMIANRKMEIAGWDSLRLTPNEAEGVIRRHLPENTTDETVHQLHSVTGGWVAGLMLMIFKIRNEGVEMKTLERHVPEEISDYFECEVFDALDQIYCDFLLKTAFLPEINGALVSELTHIPDADRILFTLARNNCFVEKVIPSEAEYRYHPLFRAFLQHRAMKLFSDNTLSRLRCQAATLFEQGGDAESAFSLLYHSRNWERLGGLIQKRAPSMVARNQNHRLKEWINMIPDHGIQSSPWLIYWKGISLFSTSPCLSRNFFETSFGEFKKQSDPAGLLLSWSGAVDAIETGFENFSLLDRWISEYDDLSDIFDSFPSEDIEARVTSSVLSAMVFRQPHHPRIEEWADRAFQVATRKDPPCSALRMMTHILLYRIYLGDFEGARGVRNTLRQGLNAGNVPQSVRVTAEYTEELYLQLAGIQEKDGGTAVKNQVKGERKNISGHPDSRHFFAELSEPTNLWLLSCYHFLKTRNALNRGDFRAASFHMAPAVKAALELESPFILCLCNLANAHILHELEKHQQGRLYLESASEIAHRLKSNLLIFYVIWTEALFAADHGEDRPGLAFLKNAIDIRRKKGFLYACIDNPSATARLCVKALDNGFEVEYIRKFIQKRDLIPDNPPIHLKNWPWKLKIFTLGRFALVKNGKPVLISKKAQQKPLSMLKAVIAFGGREVREDQIADALWPDADGDIAHKSFATTLHRLRRLIGYHDAVRLQSGCLTLNPSYCWVDSWQFERVFGQADSRWKKGADAENFPEAIALTQRAIDIYQGGFLSEDQYEIWTTSRRERLRSKFLRGIIKLGQHWEKEEKWENAIECYQRGLEVDAFAEELYRRLMFSYYRIGHRAEALNVYERCKQLLAATLDIEPSPQTLAIGRKLYLAEFS, translated from the coding sequence ATGATGAATTTATTCAGCTATAAAGACGGCAGATGGCAAATGGAAAAAAAATCCGCTTCACCGGCTAAAATCGCCCGCCCGATCATCAAAGACGTTTTTCCAAGGAAACGGGCCTTTGAAATTTTAGAACAGGTAAGTGATCAGCCCGTTATCTGGATTTCCGGCCCGGCCGGCTGTGGAAAAACAACATTGGTCAGCAGCTTTACAGAACACCGGAAATTCCCGACGATGTGGTATCGCATGGACAAAGGTGATTCAGATGAGGCCACCTTTGCCCATTTTATGAATATGGCGGTAAACCAGGTATCCGGTGCGAAATCAGAAGGCTCTGGCATACATTCCAAAGATGACACATCAGCACTTCGCTGTTTTGAAAATATCTGCGACAGGATGCCTCACCCCGGTCTGATTGTTTTTGATGACTACCAGAAACTGCCAGCGGAATCATCATTTCATAAATCATTTTGCAACGCGCTTTCCCGGATTCCCGAGGGGATCCGGGTTATCATTATCAGCAGAAATTCTCCGCCGCGCCCGTTTATGCGCATGATTGCAAACCGTAAAATGGAGATTGCCGGCTGGGATTCTCTCCGACTGACACCGAACGAGGCTGAGGGCGTTATCAGGCGACATCTGCCGGAAAATACAACAGATGAAACCGTTCATCAGCTTCATTCTGTGACAGGCGGATGGGTTGCCGGGCTGATGCTGATGATTTTCAAGATCAGAAACGAAGGCGTTGAAATGAAGACGCTTGAAAGGCATGTGCCTGAAGAAATTTCTGATTATTTTGAGTGTGAGGTTTTTGACGCACTGGATCAGATTTATTGTGATTTTCTTTTAAAAACAGCGTTTTTACCTGAAATTAACGGGGCGCTTGTATCAGAGCTTACCCATATTCCCGATGCCGACCGGATACTTTTCACGCTGGCCCGGAATAACTGTTTTGTTGAAAAAGTTATTCCGTCAGAGGCTGAATACCGCTATCATCCCCTATTCAGAGCATTTCTTCAGCATCGTGCGATGAAATTGTTTTCCGACAACACCCTGTCCCGCCTGCGCTGCCAGGCTGCAACGCTGTTTGAACAGGGCGGGGATGCGGAATCTGCGTTTTCACTTCTGTATCACAGCCGTAACTGGGAGAGACTTGGCGGCCTGATTCAGAAACGTGCACCGTCCATGGTGGCGCGGAATCAGAACCACCGGTTGAAGGAATGGATCAATATGATTCCTGATCACGGCATTCAGTCATCTCCCTGGCTGATTTACTGGAAAGGGATATCCCTTTTTTCTACCTCTCCCTGCCTGAGCCGGAATTTTTTTGAAACCTCGTTTGGAGAATTCAAAAAACAATCTGATCCGGCAGGATTACTGCTGTCATGGTCCGGGGCTGTTGACGCCATTGAAACCGGGTTTGAAAATTTTTCCTTACTGGATAGGTGGATCAGTGAATATGACGACCTCTCCGACATATTTGACAGCTTCCCGTCAGAGGATATTGAGGCACGGGTGACATCTTCTGTTCTGAGTGCAATGGTTTTCAGGCAGCCGCATCACCCCCGGATTGAAGAGTGGGCAGATCGGGCTTTTCAAGTTGCCACCCGGAAGGATCCCCCCTGTTCGGCACTCCGGATGATGACCCATATCCTGCTCTACAGAATATACCTGGGGGATTTTGAAGGTGCCAGAGGCGTCCGCAATACATTAAGGCAAGGGCTCAATGCAGGCAATGTACCGCAGTCTGTGAGAGTGACGGCGGAATATACTGAGGAATTGTACCTTCAGCTTGCAGGCATTCAGGAAAAAGATGGGGGCACTGCTGTAAAAAATCAGGTAAAGGGTGAGCGTAAAAATATTTCAGGTCATCCGGATAGCCGCCATTTTTTTGCGGAACTTTCAGAGCCGACCAATTTATGGTTATTGTCCTGTTATCATTTTCTGAAAACCCGCAACGCCCTGAACCGGGGAGATTTTCGGGCTGCCTCATTCCATATGGCACCTGCTGTGAAAGCGGCGCTTGAATTGGAATCTCCGTTTATTCTGTGTCTGTGTAATCTGGCAAATGCGCACATTCTGCATGAGCTTGAAAAGCATCAGCAAGGGCGTCTGTATCTTGAAAGTGCATCAGAAATCGCCCACCGTCTGAAAAGCAACCTGCTGATCTTCTATGTGATATGGACAGAAGCCCTGTTTGCAGCAGATCATGGTGAAGATCGTCCCGGTTTGGCGTTTCTTAAAAACGCAATCGACATCAGAAGGAAAAAAGGATTTCTCTATGCCTGTATAGATAATCCGTCCGCAACAGCGCGGCTCTGTGTAAAAGCCCTTGATAACGGGTTTGAGGTGGAGTATATTCGCAAATTTATCCAAAAACGGGATCTGATACCGGATAATCCGCCAATACATCTGAAAAACTGGCCTTGGAAGCTGAAAATTTTTACGTTGGGACGCTTTGCCCTGGTTAAAAACGGAAAGCCTGTCCTGATTTCCAAAAAAGCGCAGCAAAAACCGCTTTCGATGCTTAAAGCCGTTATTGCTTTCGGCGGCAGAGAGGTCCGGGAAGATCAGATTGCCGATGCCCTGTGGCCGGATGCTGATGGAGACATTGCTCATAAATCCTTTGCGACGACCCTGCACCGCCTCCGCAGGCTGATCGGGTATCATGACGCCGTCAGGCTGCAAAGCGGATGTCTGACCCTTAACCCATCATATTGCTGGGTGGATAGCTGGCAATTTGAACGTGTTTTCGGTCAGGCCGATTCCCGATGGAAAAAAGGCGCTGATGCAGAAAATTTCCCGGAAGCAATAGCGTTAACCCAGCGGGCCATCGATATCTATCAGGGCGGTTTTTTATCTGAAGATCAATATGAAATCTGGACAACATCCCGCCGTGAACGGTTGCGGAGCAAGTTTCTGAGAGGCATTATTAAGCTCGGTCAGCACTGGGAAAAGGAAGAAAAATGGGAAAACGCCATAGAGTGTTATCAGAGGGGGCTGGAAGTCGATGCGTTTGCAGAAGAATTGTATCGCAGGCTCATGTTTTCTTATTACCGGATCGGCCACAGGGCCGAAGCCCTGAATGTGTATGAGCGATGTAAACAGTTGCTTGCTGCGACCCTTGATATTGAACCGTCCCCTCAGACTCTGGCCATTGGCCGGAAGCTTTACCTTGCAGAATTTTCGTAA